DNA from Manduca sexta isolate Smith_Timp_Sample1 chromosome 6, JHU_Msex_v1.0, whole genome shotgun sequence:
acatttcattcgAAATTTGAACGTAATTGATTGCCAAAGGAACAATTAAATCATTATGACGTAGCCTGTTTACCTGATCAAAGTTTGAGACACTTTGAAGGGGATCAATCGTGTTATTGAGTTCTATCGACACTTAATTTGTGCTTCCATTGGTCCTGAAGACTATTGACCTCAGCCCAAGATCAGATTTAGGAACCTCTTAGGATAACGAGGTATCTGATTTATTGGATCTTTGAGAGCTCTCTAtcgtgataatatttttattggaaaacgAAAGAACGACGCCTTAGCTGAGGATCTTTTATTTGACAATGATGaaattggtaatattttttcatctataaatatatattatttgatgtaaataCACTATTTTCATTGGCCGGGAAGAGGGTGCAAGGGGGTGCACAATGCACATGACCCCGTGTCcagaacaaatcacaataaatataacgGAATGACAATGGAAACTATCGCCAGAGGTTTCACTATGGTTTATGATATGCAAataccataaataatttaatgatattatgaacCCACttatgcagatgcacctccctaaaagtaATATTGGCGGCGCCCATGATTATTTTCATAGGAGGATAAACTGTAGCACTCCAATGTGAAGTCCAAAGACCTTATATCTATGTAGATAAAACCAGAGATAACAATCGACATTATCTCAATAAGGTTTATTAATTCTGTTTACCATCAACTCCCGCTAATCGACTGTTATTGTCTGGATTCTTGGAAATTCTCATTATCAACCCCAATGTGTTGACGTCACAGGGCGACCGAGGGAGGCTTGGCGCCCGGCGGCGATGGCGACATGCCCGTGGGCGGACCGAAGACGCCCCAACAGATTGCGGCACAGCGTCGCCTGCAACAGACGCAGGCACAAGTTGACGAGGTATTTATgtcttgttctttttttaaaagggTGCTTCAAGGATTTATATACagataatcttttttttaaattaggttggggatttatttttaaaacactagAATACATTATAACAATGTCaatattgttagtaataaaacaatagcGGCTATATGCCACGTGAACAAGAATACAACCAatgcttaattaaaaaataatagcgtTCTTAATCTTCAGTCAAGCAACTAGATTGTTAGATATGGACTTTCTctggttatattattattcgtttTACAATGCTATGTAAATTTATCTGGCTTATAAGAAACAGCTGCCATTACAAACACAGACTCAAATCAAATGTTGCTAAGACTGTTTTTGCgcgaatattttcttttactacTTCGGTggagttgtattacggtacgactgcagtactaAGGTTTCGGGTTCAAAAACCCGAATCGGGCAAGGTGGTATTGGGTTTTCCCGCCCCATaccaacccggagtctggaatttgtgtcccatatggcaataggctcgctccctatcacatcatggaacaaaATACACACGGTGAAAAGCGTGTGCATTAATTGCATCTCTGCCCAttccttcggagataaaaagcATGAgtgtctatgttttttttaaatatgacgtTCTACGTATATATTTGTAGTTGTTGTTTAGTAACAAACAGTTTAAATGTGTCTCGTTAGTAATCAAATGGTTACAGTACAGAGTCGATGTAGTAACAGCTGTTGgcatgtattttatattggtttttATTCGCCATTGCATTGGATAGGTCAGTTACGTGTCAGATGAAATCAATAATCTACGCATGGGATACTCTCTACTGTATAATCTGATAGAACTATATAATTTGCATCCAATAAAACCATTTTGATACAGATTTGTGGGCTTAGGCCACAATATGCGGCAAAAAAACACGTCAACACCGACATATTAATAGGGCTGATTAAGAGAATATCACGTAACTAAAAGGTTAATCTAttgatcaatcacaaacattaaaattaaacttacacTAGATTACAAGGCGCATTTTTTTTGACATTCTAAGGAGCCTGTTTGCTTTTAACGTTGCATCGagtcaaaaatatttcctttgaaTTAAAACCAAAACACCTAATGTTATTAGCATTCTTTTGAGATTACTTAAACGTctacaaatataatgaatgtaaCTTCCTTTACTGATAAAAAGAAGACACAATAAACATGTGGAATATTTTAGAACGATACTGAAACTGCATGAAAAGTCAGACAATATGTGAGTTGGGAGGAAATTAAATATCCGCTCTCCAACAATACACGTCGCATTTATACAAAActgtattaaaagtaattttactatGTTGATGAAAGGAACACAATAGGCCACATTTCTTTCGAGATGCATGTTTATAATGGAATAAACAGGCAATGTTGCAGCGAAGGGAAAATTCCAAAACCACACGCTTTTACTTTACGTTTTTTATGGCCGAAGGGGTGGGCAGAAGTAAAAAAAGAGCAACTTTTCATCACTCTTttcatcttcatcatcatcatatcagccactgctgaacataggcctcccccaaggatctccacgtcgacctgttggaagcggcctgcatccagcgacttcctgcgaccctagccaggtcgtccgtccaccttgtaggcgggcgtccgacctttcgtttgtttgtttcactcttttagtaaatattaaaactatttgataAATTTTCAAGATAGAAAGatagattatatataaatagtattaagaACCCTTCGCGATTTGATATTGTAGGTATAAGATGACGAGCATAGTACTCTAATTTGTAATCTGAGGAAAGTTTGTTCTTAATATCCGTTTATCTAAAGATTAAAGATATTCCAATGATTAGGATGTCGAGGCTGACGTatatatttgcttttaaaatcggttaaaaacACGTCAATGagccatttaaaacaaaacagataATGTTAACCTCACAACATGTAAAGTTACAGGTTTTCCCTAAAGGTGTGCTGTagccgccattttcaataaacgatcccaattgcTTTTTTTGGtctatctatctcaaaaatagaccaatcagaacaaagatgttttagacatgcttacaaatgagttattttgattggtttattctcaaaatcggattgaagattgagatcgtttattgaaaaaggatataaatatacaagtCTCAAAAAAATCTTAGAATTTTGATAGTCTATGAACGGGGCGGCTATTCGGAACCTTCCAGGAAATTGTACATAAATACCAAGTCAAAGTGACGGATTATTTTGCTTcttggaaatattattattctacttGAATTGGTAATTCATCAAAAGGAGTAGGAATTGTTctgggaaataatttattaaaatgtataaaggtATGCCCTATAACGTCATAGtactaaataaattttgttacttCCTGATCCCACATCACACTCTAATGTGCGGTTGGTCGTTATTAGCTACCTAATTAAATAGATTAGGACCactgaaaattatttaacaattctATAATACCTAACCAAACTTCTTGAGTTAAGAACGTGGGGAAAAAAGCAGAGGGAAACCACAAATGCACAAGAAATACGACGTGAAGTTCGTTGGATGTAATTGGATGATAAGAACTTGATGCTGCAATAAATAGAACATTTTGAGGAAGCCTGAACCGATGAGGTTAAAAAGGCTAATCAAGAACCGATATTCGAaccgaattaaaattaatcatacGTTACAATAGCtccaaaattatgtaaaatctacCGAAGCCAGCGAGGGCTTTGAATGTACTGATTTCTTACTCCAACTATTCTTACAGGTGGTGGACATCATGAAAACAAACGTGGAAAAGGTACTGGAGCGAGATCAAAAACTATCGGAACTCGATGACAGAGCAGGTAagattatattaaacataaaaatagattttattgagAAAGAACTTATAGTCACCTAACTGTGTAGTGATTTATTGAATCCAAGAACATTAAATCATGCAATCGGTACTAATTTAAGATTAGACGCTATAGAAAGTAAGATTATAGGTTTAGAGTTAGGCAATCGGCTTCCTTTTGAAATTGTCGCCACGTTTAGCACAATGCTTTGAAGACAACTTAACTCCAGGCTCCAGAATTGGTCAAAGGgagaattgaaaaattcttttaacatTTTAGCACTAAAAGCCTTACGAATTTCAAAAAGTAAAAGACCGTGTAAAACATAGGTCGAGAATCTAGAAAGCGAAATAAGCCTTTAGcaaacatacagaaaaatattctaCGCACCGTAAAAGATCGACTAAGGGTCTATTTCACGAAGTATGAGTAAAAGCTACTCGTTAGGTAAATCCgcacttatattataaatgcgaaagtaaatcTGACTGACTGTGTAATGCTTTCACAGTTAAACCACTAAAAccattttgatgaaatttggtattatggagacagtttaaggCTTTGGGAAGGACAGACTATTTACCaagagacttttatcccggaaaagcttTTGCCAGGGAATCAGCGGCTTCCAATCAGCACCTTTTTAGGACGTAACATAGCTAAAGAAATGTAGGTGTTACACCCCTGCCTGCCCCTTAAGGGTCAAAGGCGTGATGTTCTTTTTTAACAATACTAATTTAATTCACAGATGCACTTCAGCAAGGCGCATCACAGTTTGAACAGCAGGCTGGGAAACTGAAAAGCAAATTTTGGCTCCAGAATTTAAAGGTAACGCCAGGCCATAACTTTAAGAAAACTCTTTGCAATAACTGAGAACATaactgcattttatttaaattgccaTTTTCCATAATAGACACATCGAATTTTAGGTGATTACCAACACAATACCAGCTCTTGAATCACAAAAcagcaaaaatattacatacgtTTAAATTTAACACCACAACATACAATAAAGAGCAATATGTATTCATAAGAGCGATTTCTCATAGTTCAAATATTgcataatgttagcagagtAACTAATGTTTctgcattaatattatttatgtacctATGTTGTCTCTTgcaatattaactatattttccTATCCtactatgtatattataagtacGTAACAATTTATAAGCCGATCGTGCAACATGACTTCGGTTTGAACAAATTTTAGTTCCGTccgtaatatttgttttagttctGAGACCTTGTAATTTTGAATACCCATAAAACAGGGTACATTTTAAGTAAGAGATTTCAAGACTGCACAAATGgttgtattattttagtaacaaataatCGTTCGCACATTCCAGATGATGATAATCGCAGCTGTGATTGGAATTATCATCTTGGCTCTAATCATCGGTACGTATATCTATTAACACTTGCATTACATACATGTCTCTTTGAGTTTTTAGACTAATCATGCcattattttttccaaattttcAGCCAACTTTGTGTGAACAAGTTTCGGTAACCGAAGTTTAATTTAGAAGTTACTTGTTATAATGTTAAAACCTAGTATATAACgtatgttgttatttttatcattacattATTGGTACTATGCCTATATTGGTAAGTGGGCGTGTTGTTGTCGATGATAAGTGTTGGCTTTGTCTGTTCTATTGTCAATTCGTACTGTCTATCGGATTTCATGCCATTTCGAAATCTTCTAGCCTCACTATAAGTTATCATTCGTATCAATCGCTGAATAACACATTCATTTAACACGACAGAATCACTCAAACAATGCacttacaatgtaaataattactCATGATTAtacataaagaaaacaaaatctcCAACGCTGCAACAAGTTATTGATATGAATGGTTTGCTTATGGTTAAATTCAGCTTTATTTTGCAAATGTGTTCTCTTGTGTCTGGAATTGct
Protein-coding regions in this window:
- the LOC115452019 gene encoding vesicle-associated membrane protein 2; this translates as MATEGGLAPGGDGDMPVGGPKTPQQIAAQRRLQQTQAQVDEVVDIMKTNVEKVLERDQKLSELDDRADALQQGASQFEQQAGKLKSKFWLQNLKMMIIAAVIGIIILALIIGL